One region of Streptomyces capillispiralis genomic DNA includes:
- a CDS encoding helix-turn-helix transcriptional regulator → MNRGELADFLRRRREALRPAEMPATAVHPPGLRARRTPGLRREEVAALAGVSTSYYERLEQARAPRPSPQVLTALGTALRLTTTEREHLARLAGQIPPSTDADRAPVPADARRLLHRLGPIPAYLVNDLEDIVAWNAAAATLITDFAQLPLHERNTVRLAIRLGGTLCSAPTGAEGDFARQSATHLRAAGARRPADRALGELVNEYAAHNPDFVAGWRSHDVRPRPTLRKRLHHPELGELELDRQTLLMPGTSLRLVLYTADPGSPSATILAQLDTPDTAP, encoded by the coding sequence GTGAACAGAGGAGAACTGGCCGACTTCCTGCGCCGTCGACGCGAGGCGCTGCGCCCGGCCGAGATGCCGGCCACGGCCGTCCACCCACCCGGCCTGCGGGCACGGCGCACCCCCGGGCTGCGCCGGGAAGAGGTGGCTGCCCTGGCCGGGGTGTCCACCAGTTACTACGAGCGACTGGAGCAGGCCCGCGCGCCGCGTCCGTCACCGCAGGTGCTGACCGCGCTGGGCACGGCACTGCGCCTCACCACCACAGAGCGTGAGCACCTGGCGCGGCTCGCCGGGCAGATCCCGCCCAGTACGGACGCCGATCGTGCGCCGGTGCCCGCCGATGCACGCCGACTGCTGCACCGGCTCGGGCCGATACCCGCCTATCTGGTGAACGACCTGGAGGACATCGTGGCCTGGAACGCTGCGGCGGCCACGTTGATCACCGACTTCGCACAGCTGCCCCTCCACGAGCGCAACACCGTGCGCCTCGCCATCCGGCTGGGCGGCACCCTCTGCTCGGCACCCACCGGCGCGGAAGGCGACTTCGCCCGGCAGTCCGCCACCCACCTGCGCGCGGCCGGCGCCCGCCGCCCGGCGGACCGTGCGCTGGGCGAGCTGGTCAACGAGTACGCCGCACACAACCCGGACTTCGTCGCCGGCTGGCGCAGCCACGACGTGCGCCCCCGCCCGACACTGCGCAAACGCCTGCATCATCCGGAACTCGGCGAGCTGGAACTGGACCGCCAAACCCTGCTCATGCCCGGTACCAGCCTGCGGCTGGTGCTCTACACCGCAGATCCCGGCAGCCCGAGCGCCACCATACTGGCCCAGCTGGACACTCCCGACACGGCACCGTGA
- a CDS encoding nuclear transport factor 2 family protein, whose product MPPRTCEETFRRLLELLLAKDMDAIADLWAEYGTAEFPFAAGASPKQLTGREAVRDYLAGYPELMDVRAIPTVTVHHTDQPDTIVVEFTAHGRTVATDEPYQLDHITVLTTHHGLITRYRDYWNPLTAASAAGTLPELLGSLRSQATR is encoded by the coding sequence GTGCCACCACGCACTTGCGAAGAGACCTTCCGCCGGCTGCTGGAGCTGCTGCTGGCCAAAGACATGGATGCCATCGCCGATCTGTGGGCGGAGTACGGCACCGCCGAGTTCCCCTTCGCCGCAGGGGCCTCACCGAAACAGCTGACCGGACGTGAGGCCGTCCGGGACTATCTGGCCGGCTACCCGGAACTGATGGACGTGCGGGCGATCCCGACCGTCACCGTGCACCACACGGATCAGCCGGACACCATCGTGGTGGAGTTCACCGCACACGGCCGCACGGTGGCCACCGATGAGCCGTACCAGTTGGACCACATCACGGTGCTCACCACCCACCACGGCCTGATCACCCGTTACCGGGACTACTGGAACCCGCTGACCGCCGCCTCAGCGGCCGGCACGCTGCCCGAACTGCTCGGCTCGCTGCGTTCGCAGGCCACCCGATGA
- a CDS encoding NAD(P)H-binding protein, whose protein sequence is MTGVLISGGTGKTGRTLAGLLRKRGVPVRVASRTPPADAPDAVRFDWNDPATHSAALHGMDQVYLVPPVNTTDPMPLVEPFLAEAEHLGVRRVVLLGSAIVLPDAPGALELAAHVRARPGWVVLRPSGFMQNFLAPHPLGERIRRHGEIRTAAGTGRVGWIDARDIAAAAAALLTDPDEHPDDRRDYLLTGPKALSYQDAAQIITHHTGRPVRVVPVGVTEQADTYRAAGLPDAFATALAAVDAGIGTGRDDQVSTAVLDLTGRPPRTFAEFVQDHAPQWASAGTPED, encoded by the coding sequence ATGACCGGCGTGCTGATCAGCGGCGGCACCGGGAAGACGGGCCGCACCCTGGCCGGACTGCTCCGCAAAAGGGGTGTACCGGTCCGGGTGGCCAGCCGCACCCCACCGGCCGACGCCCCGGACGCGGTGCGGTTCGACTGGAACGACCCGGCCACCCATTCGGCCGCGCTGCACGGGATGGATCAGGTCTACCTGGTGCCTCCGGTGAACACCACGGACCCGATGCCGCTGGTCGAACCGTTCCTGGCCGAGGCCGAACACCTCGGCGTGCGCCGGGTGGTGCTGCTCGGCTCCGCCATCGTGCTGCCCGATGCCCCCGGCGCGCTGGAACTGGCCGCGCACGTGCGGGCCCGGCCCGGATGGGTGGTGCTGCGCCCCTCCGGGTTCATGCAGAACTTCCTGGCCCCCCACCCGCTGGGTGAGCGGATCCGGCGACACGGCGAGATCCGCACCGCCGCCGGAACCGGCCGGGTGGGCTGGATCGACGCACGAGACATCGCGGCGGCCGCCGCCGCACTACTGACCGACCCCGACGAACACCCCGACGACCGGCGTGACTACCTGCTCACCGGGCCGAAGGCGCTGAGCTACCAGGACGCGGCACAGATCATCACCCACCACACCGGGCGACCGGTCCGGGTCGTGCCCGTCGGGGTCACCGAGCAGGCAGACACCTACCGTGCGGCCGGCCTGCCGGACGCCTTCGCGACCGCCCTCGCCGCCGTCGACGCCGGCATCGGAACCGGCCGGGACGACCAGGTCAGCACTGCGGTGCTGGACCTGACCGGCCGCCCGCCCCGCACCTTCGCCGAGTTCGTCCAGGACCACGCACCCCAGTGGGCGAGCGCCGGGACACCCGAAGACTGA